Proteins from a genomic interval of Paenibacillus lentus:
- the ribE gene encoding riboflavin synthase encodes MFTGLVEEVGAIKSIQSKGEAMIIHINANVVTQGMKLGDSVAVNGVCLTATQFDRSSFTVDVMPQTFRNTNLSQLRSGSKVNLERAMAADGRFGGHIVQGHVDGVGTITGIKQDQNAVVFEITPAEKALFKYIIPKGSITIDGISLTVVAAEGNSFSVSIIPHTLAETVLAYKRQGDSVNLECDILGKYVEHLLVFGKSNTTKPAGTEVPSPGIDMPFLMKNGFA; translated from the coding sequence GTGTTTACGGGACTAGTTGAAGAAGTAGGGGCGATTAAGTCGATCCAGAGCAAAGGCGAAGCGATGATTATCCATATAAATGCAAACGTAGTGACGCAAGGAATGAAGCTTGGCGATAGCGTGGCTGTTAACGGAGTTTGCCTGACGGCAACGCAATTCGACCGTTCATCTTTTACAGTTGATGTCATGCCGCAAACGTTTCGCAACACGAATTTAAGCCAGCTTAGATCGGGCAGCAAAGTGAATTTGGAGCGGGCAATGGCTGCAGATGGTCGCTTCGGCGGACATATCGTTCAAGGACATGTGGACGGAGTAGGAACGATCACAGGGATTAAGCAGGATCAGAATGCGGTTGTATTTGAAATAACTCCTGCGGAGAAAGCCTTGTTTAAATACATCATTCCCAAAGGCTCCATTACCATTGACGGGATAAGCCTAACGGTAGTTGCAGCAGAAGGGAATAGTTTCAGCGTATCGATTATTCCACACACGTTGGCAGAAACCGTGCTTGCCTATAAACGTCAGGGTGATTCAGTGAATTTGGAATGTGACATACTTGGCAAATACGTCGAGCATTTGCTCGTCTTCGGCAAGAGCAATACGACTAAGCCGGCAGGGACGGAAGTTCCATCGCCAGGTATTGATATGCCATTCCTAATGAAGAACGGGTTTGCATGA
- a CDS encoding segregation and condensation protein A — MTTVTYKLDTFEGPLDLLLHLIDKAEVDIYQISVSEITDQYLEYLDNMQELELEITSEFLVMAATLLSIKSKQLLPKPPVIEFDDDFDYLMEDEEDPRDELIRKLVEYRKYKGIAEHLHEREWERSLIFTKEAEDLTPFMPEVIENPVKGLHAADLIAMFQKALRRAVKRSSVARIHRDEISVKDRIRDVVSALERMGKGGRLLFSKLLHPEMYRHEIVVTFLAILELMKMKQIVCYQNKLFDDIVMEWRGEVKADELSGLEIDY; from the coding sequence TTGACGACAGTAACCTATAAGCTGGATACCTTTGAGGGTCCGCTGGATCTGCTGCTGCATCTGATCGATAAGGCAGAGGTCGACATATATCAAATTTCGGTAAGTGAAATCACTGATCAATATTTGGAGTATTTGGATAATATGCAGGAGCTGGAGCTGGAAATTACGAGCGAGTTTTTGGTGATGGCCGCTACGCTGTTGTCCATAAAGAGCAAACAGCTCCTACCTAAGCCGCCTGTGATCGAATTCGACGACGATTTCGATTATTTGATGGAGGACGAGGAGGATCCGCGAGACGAGCTGATTCGGAAGCTGGTTGAGTATCGCAAGTACAAGGGAATCGCCGAGCATCTGCATGAGCGGGAATGGGAGCGAAGCCTTATCTTTACGAAAGAGGCTGAGGACTTGACTCCTTTCATGCCTGAGGTCATTGAAAATCCGGTTAAAGGTTTGCATGCCGCCGATTTGATCGCTATGTTCCAGAAGGCTCTGCGCCGCGCCGTAAAACGTAGCTCTGTTGCTCGTATCCATCGGGACGAAATTTCCGTCAAGGATCGGATTCGCGATGTCGTTTCTGCGCTGGAGCGTATGGGAAAAGGGGGCAGGCTGCTATTTTCCAAGCTGCTGCACCCGGAAATGTATCGGCATGAGATCGTCGTAACCTTTCTAGCGATTTTGGAACTAATGAAAATGAAGCAAATCGTTTGTTATCAGAACAAGCTGTTTGATGATATTGTGATGGAGTGGAGAGGGGAAGTAAAGGCAGATGAATTATCGGGACTTGAAATCGATTATTGA
- the scpB gene encoding SMC-Scp complex subunit ScpB gives MNYRDLKSIIEGLLFLAGEEGLSVKQLAEVTEQRQDIITDALLDMKASFEREGRGLQIVQLAGTYQLATLPEHAPFFERLAYSPSRSSLSQAALETLSIIAYRQPITRIEVEEIRGVKSERAIHTLVNKDLIQEVGRAEAIGRPILYGTTPAFLDYFGLGSLEDLPDLTEFENTDQLEEETQLLFQKLEEQQLTFDDVKED, from the coding sequence ATGAATTATCGGGACTTGAAATCGATTATTGAGGGATTGCTGTTTCTGGCTGGGGAAGAAGGCCTTAGCGTAAAGCAGCTGGCAGAAGTCACCGAACAGCGTCAAGATATCATTACCGATGCTCTGTTGGATATGAAAGCATCATTTGAAAGGGAGGGCCGAGGACTGCAAATTGTTCAACTTGCGGGAACCTATCAGCTGGCTACTTTGCCGGAGCATGCACCGTTTTTTGAAAGATTGGCATATTCGCCATCCCGTTCATCCTTGTCTCAAGCGGCATTGGAGACGTTATCCATTATTGCTTATCGTCAGCCGATTACTCGCATTGAGGTGGAAGAGATCCGAGGGGTCAAATCGGAGCGAGCGATTCATACGTTGGTGAACAAGGATTTGATTCAAGAGGTAGGACGTGCCGAGGCGATTGGACGGCCGATTTTATATGGAACAACACCAGCTTTTTTAGATTATTTCGGGCTTGGCAGTCTGGAGGATCTACCGGATCTGACCGAGTTTGAAAATACCGACCAGCTAGAGGAAGAAACACAGCTTCTGTTCCAGAAGCTG
- the ribH gene encoding 6,7-dimethyl-8-ribityllumazine synthase, with amino-acid sequence MAQVFEGHLVSEGLKYGIVVGRFNEFITNKLLSGALDALKRHGVKDEEVNVAWVPGAFEIPFAAQKMAESGKYDAVITLGTVIRGSTSHYDYVCNEVAKGVAAIGLKTGVPTIFGIVTTENIEQAIERAGTKAGNKGWDAAMAAIEMANLTNLLK; translated from the coding sequence ATGGCACAAGTATTTGAAGGTCATCTCGTCTCGGAAGGTTTAAAATATGGTATCGTGGTTGGCCGTTTTAATGAGTTTATTACGAATAAGTTGTTAAGTGGGGCGCTAGATGCCTTGAAACGCCATGGCGTCAAGGATGAGGAAGTGAACGTAGCTTGGGTTCCGGGAGCCTTCGAAATTCCATTTGCTGCACAAAAAATGGCCGAAAGCGGAAAATATGATGCGGTTATTACGCTCGGCACGGTGATTCGTGGCTCAACTTCCCATTATGATTACGTATGTAACGAAGTCGCTAAAGGAGTGGCGGCGATCGGTCTGAAAACAGGCGTCCCAACGATTTTCGGCATCGTGACGACGGAGAATATTGAGCAAGCGATCGAACGCGCAGGCACTAAGGCAGGGAACAAAGGCTGGGATGCAGCGATGGCTGCCATCGAAATGGCTAACTTGACGAATTTGCTAAAATAG
- a CDS encoding bifunctional 3,4-dihydroxy-2-butanone-4-phosphate synthase/GTP cyclohydrolase II: MSDIQLDRVEEAIYDLMRGKVIIVVDDEDRENEGDFVALAEKATPEVINFMIKEGRGLVCMPITAERAEELDLKPMVAQNTDFHGTAFTVSIDHIDTTTGISAHERSLTVKAVMDPDAKPSDFRRPGHMFPLIAKKGGVLRRAGHTEAAVDLARMCGSYPAGVICEVIKEDGTMARLPDLVEIAKQFDLKLISVKDLIHYRNEKEKLVTREVEVRMPTDYGEFRAIAYSNDVDSKEHVALVKGEISGEEPVLVRVHSECLTGDVFHSHRCDCGPQFEAALQQIEDAGKGVLLYMRQEGRGIGLINKLKAYKLQEQGLDTVDANLKLGFPADLRDYGIGAQILKDLGVRKIRLLTNNPRKITGLEGYGLEVVERVPIQMKENEDNSNYLHTKQKKLGHLLSFDIIEQNEQQ; encoded by the coding sequence ATGAGTGACATTCAATTGGATCGGGTAGAAGAAGCCATATACGACCTTATGCGCGGCAAAGTGATTATTGTTGTCGATGATGAGGATCGGGAGAATGAAGGGGATTTTGTGGCACTTGCCGAGAAGGCAACGCCGGAAGTCATCAATTTCATGATTAAAGAAGGACGCGGGCTTGTCTGTATGCCGATTACGGCGGAGAGAGCGGAAGAACTGGATTTAAAACCGATGGTTGCGCAAAATACCGATTTTCACGGTACGGCTTTTACCGTATCGATCGACCATATCGATACGACAACGGGAATCTCCGCGCACGAACGTTCATTAACGGTGAAGGCGGTCATGGATCCGGACGCAAAGCCTTCCGACTTCCGGAGACCGGGACATATGTTTCCGCTTATAGCAAAGAAAGGTGGCGTTTTGCGGCGAGCGGGTCATACGGAAGCTGCTGTCGATTTGGCGCGGATGTGCGGATCGTATCCAGCCGGAGTCATCTGCGAGGTTATTAAGGAAGATGGCACCATGGCTCGATTGCCCGATCTTGTTGAAATCGCCAAACAATTTGACTTGAAGCTCATTAGTGTGAAGGATTTAATCCACTACCGGAACGAGAAGGAGAAGCTCGTTACCCGCGAGGTAGAAGTACGTATGCCTACCGATTATGGCGAGTTCCGCGCAATTGCATACAGTAATGACGTAGACTCCAAGGAGCATGTAGCCCTTGTCAAAGGAGAAATCAGCGGTGAAGAACCCGTGCTCGTTCGGGTGCATTCCGAATGCTTGACTGGAGACGTTTTCCATTCGCATCGTTGTGATTGTGGTCCGCAATTCGAAGCGGCGCTACAGCAAATTGAGGATGCGGGTAAAGGAGTCCTGCTGTACATGCGCCAAGAAGGACGGGGCATTGGGCTGATTAATAAGCTGAAGGCGTACAAGCTGCAGGAGCAAGGGCTCGATACCGTGGATGCCAATTTGAAGCTTGGTTTCCCGGCCGATTTGCGGGATTATGGAATAGGGGCACAAATTTTGAAGGATCTTGGCGTGCGAAAGATCCGGCTTCTTACTAACAACCCTCGAAAAATTACCGGACTTGAGGGCTACGGGTTGGAGGTCGTCGAGCGGGTGCCAATCCAGATGAAGGAAAATGAAGACAACAGCAATTATTTGCATACGAAGCAAAAGAAGCTTGGACATCTCCTCAGCTTTGATATTATCGAGCAAAACGAACAGCAATGA